In Pristiophorus japonicus isolate sPriJap1 chromosome 31, sPriJap1.hap1, whole genome shotgun sequence, the genomic stretch TGTCAAACAATTTAACAAGGCAATTAAAGTAAAGGGAAACCAAATGCCCCAGGCGCTGTGAAACCAGATGTATGCCGCACCTGGAGGTGAGGAAACAAATGCTACACTTGTCACGCAGCCCCAATGCACCTTGGTAATTATTTGATGAGGTTCAAATGCAAGCAAAACAGGGATGTTCTTTAAAAAGATGAGGACTGTGAAAGCTGTTATAACCTTGGCCGCAGTTCTCGCGGTGCAATACTTTGTTTTAAAATTCTGGCAGCAGATAAccacaaatcggtcaaatgtgaaggAAACGGTGAACCAAACAGACAAATCAAGGTTGACAGCAGTCATGTATAAAATGAGCTTACACACGGGAGTGTGGGACAGGAATGAAAGTGGAAAGCGATTACTGAAAATATTGAACAGCATTACATTGAcgatcatgaccagtagatccaCGGATGCCATGGCTATcatgtagacagagatacactTGGAAAGGCCACAGTTTCTTCGGGATAAAATAACAATTGTCACCAAGTTCGCTGTAAGAAAAAGAGAGCAGAGAAataatgttggagtgtctgattgaaatatagaaatatatatgGAAATATCTGATGAGAGCATTTTACTCCATTCGGTGTTACTGTCAGCACGGACCAGTGTGGAATATGATTAGTAATGGACCTCTAACCTTCAAAACCAACCCACATACTTTACTGAGCTGCTGAAATGCTCACTGTGCACGGGGCATCAAGACAATCCAGAAATCAGCCAAAATCCTTGTACTGTAGCTTCAGAGAATATTGTAACTTCATTAATGATATCAGCTTAAGGGGAAAGCAGAAAGTGTGGACGGGCGCTTCAGTGAGATTGTTCCAGTCTCTTCTGACCTTGTAatgctgccatctggaacacacGTTATCTTATCCTACATGTGGTAAGAACATGAGTCAGTTCACACAGATCAACAACAAACAGGTTAATATGACTCACCTGTTACACCGATTACTGCGAGAATCGGGAAATAAATCGCTTTTATCTGTAGCATCATTAGTTGGCCCATTTTCGTGACAGTGGATGTATTCGTTTGGAACTGAAATATTCTGATAGGCACACGTCTGAGGCAATGGAAGGGAACATATATttatccacacttcaatccaccagAGAGTCAATCAGGTTAACTCATAATTAGCATTATTTACAGTCATTTAACAAATAGACTGAGGTAAATTGTTTTCGTCTGATTCATCAGATTAATGAAATAATAGAAAGTGTTAGCGGGAATTTTCTAAAAAGCGTGCTCAAATAAAATCTTCATTACAATTTGTATGTGCAATCTCACAGTACAGCTGCTGAGCCTATTACTGCAGGAGCAGTGATGACAGCTCCCCGAGCCGTGCATGTCCTGCCCCTATCCTTGACTCAGTCTGATTGGTCAAACCCGTCCAGAACAGCTGGTGAGCCATGTCGTGCACAATTGGTTGTGAGCACAGTCGGAGGGCATTGAAGGTAACCGCATTCCTCTGGTAGTTGTTGTAAACCTATACTTACATTTGAGGTGAGAGTGCTTCTCATGTAACTGTGGATGACCCACACTTAAAATCGTGGTGATCTTACATCTCTGGTACTATTCATAGCACTACATTTCCAACAGATGAGAAAGTGCCACTGCAGTTCTAGTTATACACTGCACTTATGCTCGAGGTAACCTTGCTCCTCTGGCACCAGTGATAACACTGAACTCAGTCAGGTAATGGACGTGAATGTCCTGATCGAGTGGTTTCCTGCACTTACACCAGCGGTGCTCCAGCTTGTTCTGCACCATTGGCACACCAACAGTTGCTCTCGATGTGACTGTGTTCCACCGATAGCAGCGATACCAATACAATTACACTGGCACTGAAAGTGCCCTTCTGATGTTAGTGGTAAACTATAATTATATTCGAGCTGACAGTGCTCTgctggtatagaatcatagaatcatgcaagTTTGCAGCATGAAAGGAGACCATTTCAGTCTAACATGTCAGCCTGGccatcaaagagctatccagcctacacAATTTTACAGTTCTTAGTCCGTACGCCTTCATATCTACCTTATCCATCTGAACTGCTAATTTCAGGGCTCTGTTTACATGTACTTCatggtcccttttttcctctacactttgcagtgtcctaccatttaatgtgtattccatttcctgtTTAACccaccccaaatgtattacctcacacttctacggatcaattccatttgcctctgctctgcccaactaaccagttcattgatatcttactGGAGTCTAcagcgttcttcttcattatcatcgaCACAGCTGACTTTTAGTAACATCtgaaaatttcttaatcataccgcgTATATTCAAGTTTAACCATTGATATACCACATAGACCAATGgatctaatactgagccctgcggatcacCACTGGTAAAAGCATTTCAGTCACAAATTGGCCAAATACCAaacaaccattacgctttgattctcaaccaattttggatccaacttcccacttttcctggatcccatgggtttttactttcctgaccagtgtgccatgtgtgaccttttcaaaggccttgctaaaatacaTATTAACTGTATCAAACGTATTAATGGCATTGCCCTTCCTGGTGACctccaagttaatcagacacgaccttcccttaacaaatccatgctgactgtccttgattaatccatatcttttaaATGAACATTTATCTGTTAatcagattttttccaataattttcccaccaccgatggtcGGCTGtttgcctgtaattattcggtctatcgctTTCTCCCTCTTTAAACAAATGTTCGACATTAGCTATCATccagtcctccagccccacacctgtagccagagaggattggaaaataaagaACAAGccactgttatttcctcttttgcatctCTTAACAGCATAGATATGGCTCATCCGGGCCTGGGGTTTTagcgactttcaaagctgctaaaccccttactacTTCCTCGCTTTAGCAGCATTAGTGTTACCCCTACAATTACAATAGAGGTGGCAATGCTTCTCCTGTAATAGTGATAAACCTATACTTATATTAGAGCTGAACACGTTACTCTGGGTGTAGTGGTACACCTACACTATGCTAGAGATGAACAAGCTTTTCCTGTACTACTGGTAATTGTGTACTTATATCAGAGGTGAACATGCTGCTCCGGGTCTCGTGACACATTATATTTATACTAGGTGTGAAAGTACTCCTTCGGTACGAGTGGTAGCCCTGCACTTACACCAGAGATGACCATGTTCTTCTGGTACTAGTGGCACACGTACAGTTACACTGGAAGTGAAAGTGCTCTTCTGATATTAGTGGCAGCGTACATTTGAACTAAAACTGACCGTCCTCCTCCAGTTGTACCAGCACTCCTACACTTATACTAGTGGTGAAGGTTATCGTCAGGCACAAGTGTATCCCTACACTTACACTGGTGTTGCTACCGCTTCTAAGGTACTAGTTGTATTCTACATTTGCATGAGATATGAACATGGTCCTCCAGTGCTAGGATGCCTACAGTAATATAAGACGTGGAAATGCCCTTCTGCTGCTAAAGCTGATTCTATTCATATTCAAGGCCCCACTTTTGTTGGACTGACGGAGACTCATCTACTGCACTGCAGGCGAAGACTCTTATTTTGCCGCAGGAGTGTTATACATTTGCTGGGACAGAAATACTGCAAAGTTTTTCAGCACCAGTGGTGTACATGCTGGGGGAATACAAGTAAGTATACAAGGACAAAataaatcatgagggttctggataGAGAAGATATGAAGGCCATATTTAATTTATCAAATGACCATGTGACATAGATTTTAAGTAAATGGTAGATGGATTAGATGAatagatgaggagaaccttttccACCCATAGTGTGGACTGGGCCTCGAACTCAATGCGTGAAAGGGTGTAGGAGGCAAAAACCCGAATCGCATTTTAAAAAGTAACTGGATTAGCACTTGATGTGGAGTAACCAACAacgctatgaaccaagagctggaaagtcggaATAGGAAGGATGGCTCCATTGCGGCTGGCACTGACACGATGAGTCAATTGGTTCccataatatccaaacatct encodes the following:
- the LOC139240357 gene encoding probable G-protein coupled receptor 139, whose translation is MGQLMMLQIKAIYFPILAVIGVTANLVTIVILSRRNCGLSKCISVYMIAMASVDLLVMIVNVMLFNIFSNRFPLSFLSHTPVCKLILYMTAVNLDLSVWFTVSFTFDRFVVICCQNFKTKYCTARTAAKVITAFTVLIFLKNIPVLLAFEPHQIITKVHWGCVTSVAFVSSPPGAAYIWFHSAWGIWFPFTLIALLNCLTGRRILVASRSRRGLRGHRSETQSDSEMENRKKSIILLFAISGSFALLWLTAAVSLVTTRLASINYYRGDRTDPGYIATETGIMLKFLSCFQNPCIYAATQRKFREELKTVVKSPWTFILRLVRKRQ